The nucleotide sequence ATCTCATTCAATGATAATGACAAAActgatgaaaaaattaaatgaaaaaaaaaacagattctgatttcaaataaatgagTTCATTTTATTCTAAGGTTTTATAACAACCAAttcgaattataaaaaattaaaaactgaaactctatgtatttattgttgcCTCCATAAACTACCCGGGTTCCGTATCAAAATAATAGAGAGTATTACTGCatatttatcccgccagagtacagcactgtatgttaggtacacaaaagcttttcCGCCTTTTGATATGtcgattaaaatgtttattttagagtactttattaatcctttcattatgtaagaattcgtttgtgaaaatatacaacaatgtagaaTATTCGAGTGCcaaaatattgggaaaaatcgttttccataacaaaaaaaacttcgaaaacaaTGGGATACCTACGCCTCACGctataaaattttcgagccagtaaacggtcgaaaagaagctcggaacaatTCATACGTAATATgaacttcatacaggtaagatcttcagtccaaatcaagtttatatcagtgaATGACCACAATTGActaaataatgcagaacatgaACAAACAGAACAGAACAACCTAAAATagtcttattattttcaggataatccataattccttcctttttcttttaaactctCACCACGATtacgtagaaggtatttttggtcgtaaatggcaactatattgaaaattggcgctttttgcctccattggcaatgtttgtgtaccttagttgtaccagcaGCGCCATCTGCGTTTTGCATAATATGgctattagtaggtactcacgAAGGCCATCCATGGCCACAAGGAAGAAAGAATAAAAGCATTTGTTTGACAGCTGTTTTGAAAGATGCagccatgaaattaaaaaaaaaacgttgaCCTGACATTGCTGTCAGTGTCAGTTATTGTGTTTTTcgattttgttgttgtttcttCCCGATCGCGAACTCGAAAtcgtgaaatttattttcgttgtgTTTAGCgaaattttcattattgtcGCTCATGATACACTAGTGCAATCATGAATGAAATTGACGATAAGTTTTATTACGTGTACAGTTCATCATTGGATTACaaagtagaaataaaaatgtaagtaatcTTTTCTGTCAAGGTAAGTAAACAGATGCGTGGTCATTTTATCatgttaattttcattttatcgtGATACGTAAATACGGATACTGAATAGAATAAAGTCTCTTCTCTTAAATCTTCTCATTAATTTGCACTGTTTCTGAAGAATGctatttaatgaatattatctATCTCAACGCTTTATCTACTAGGGCCTATTGTTTGTTGGTATTGGGCTCTTACCCAATTTTGAAATGACTGCCGCTCTCATTATCTAGTACTCAGATACAATACACCATTAACATTGTCCAAAAAATCATTGCCTGTTCCAAATAATACCTATTCTTAATTACAACAACATTTCCTATCTAGTAGCATCGACGTCCACATGGGAATATGTAGTAGTCCTATTATATTCTCACATATTACATTCACAGGCATTTTAGGTTTAtgtgtattaattaatacatactAAGGGCCCATCTATTAATcacatgttttaaatttttgcatttttaatcCCATTGGTGATTCATGTATTTTTAGTACCTAcgaataatctttttttacattatcttTAAAAACAGGTATAAGGCTTTTCAgtttaaaatgatattataaatatgataatatgatattttactaCCCTAATACTACCCTTTCCAGCCATGTGATTAATGGATGACTCCTAAGCACATATTACttaattgtgtttattatttacagtgGTACATTAGAGGGCAAGCGCACCAAGCCGGAATATGACAAGCTATTGTGTGACCCCATGCTGAAGTTTTCAGGGCTGTACCAAGAGGGTTGCTCAGATTTGTATGTAACATGTCAGGTGTTGTGTGATGGTGTGCCCCTGGCCTTACCTGTCACTACTTCATACAAGGCCTTTACTAACAGGTGGAAGTAAGTcctattatattcatattccatatatatatatatcatattccATACATTTCCGCTTACTACTTTGAAATCATGGCACTTAGCATTAAGTCTACTTAAGCTTTTGTTGAGTTGtgctataatatttatttcatagaaataaaaatacaaatttaaagttCAATATgactaattttaaactatgtacattataatCTTTTACTATGTTAAAGACAATTTGCTAAATTTTCCCAATGTCTTAAGGACCAGTGCTAATACACCAGTCAAACAATTGTGTATCGATTCTGTGTGATAGATGGGTTAACATAACTTATCCCAAATCTTGCTATGtgaataaacttataattaaaagCATTCATGATTACTTCATCTTGTCTGATGATTGACTAGAAAATCCAATATGGTAGTAAGTTCAccatttgtatttgtaactttggtgaaataaacaatttaatcttGTGACAATTTTTCAGTTGGAACGAATGGGTGACATTGCCAGTGTACTTCAGTGACCTGCCTCGCAATGCGACCCTTGCTATGACCATCTATGACTGTGCTGGCCCTGGCAAAGTTATGGTGGTCGGGGGAACGACCATATCACTGTTCGGTAAACATGGGATGCTTCGACaggtatgtatttattcatgtgcattatatgtattttatgaaccacattatttattatgccgTAGCACTTGCATCAGCCTTAACGAACATAATAGCATTatataacattacataattGCATAACTTGGTCCATAACATATACacattgttttgtatattccaataaatctaaaattgtatgcaGTTGCACATGATATTTTGCACATGATTGTACTTaagtacacaacataacaaagtaaatataaaacaaaaaattataagtctAGTGTGTGATAGAGCAGTGGTTCGCGCTTTTTGCCTGTGATGGTGACAGTGACTGATAAGCAACTTTCGCCGGCCGGCCATTGGATGGATGACCAAAAATGTAGCTAGATCCGCCATGCTTCGGGGCTCCTGGCTATTGCAATCGTTAAAATTACTTGAACTTGAAACTCAATTAAAATGTGGTAAAGTTATATACTCATGTTTCGTTTCTTTCTATTCATTTCATATATCACCTGTAGTATtttaactacataatatatttacttgatAAATAATAGACTTAATAACGTTtaatagtagtagtagtaaattttcacaacaaaattatgataaaaattctAACTTTTATCCAgtagaacaaataaatttatttaatcagattcatcaaaacaaattgCGCATCGATTGTCTAATTACGTCATTAGAAGGTTCCTGCCCCCACAGATATATATATGCTATTGTTTATGCAAATGCCCTTTCTCACCTTATCTCGAGGCGACTGGAAAACGCCACTCCTCCAGTGTAATTTCGCGTCTGTGCTATGTACACATGAGTTTCTACTACAATGTTCAGCTTCAGGGGGAGCTcaaattcattttcatttaaattagacataaaacaatatatgttcaaaatttaaccaaacaaaatggtttttttttgttgttaaatcTTATTATTACTCAACTCTTCAAATTCCGATCGATGTGTATGATATAAATTGAACTTAACTCTCAACTTTTGAAATGGGCAATTCAACGAGCCTGCGCgtaaaagcatattttttctcaataaaGTGCCGGTTTAAACGGATAAATGTTGTTGTCAAGGGTATGTTCGACTTGCGAGTCTGGCCAGGCGTGGAAGGCAGCGAGAAGACCCCAGGGAAGGCTCCAGACACAGGGAAGGAGCAGATGCAAAGACTAGGCAAACTTGCGAAGAAACACCGCAATGGACATATGCCAAAGGTATTTGTTCTGAAGTTAAATGCTATTCTTATgccatttcttttattttcttctttttaggtaagaaaaaaaaatttataatacttttatattataaacatagtatatttttctatatgaaAAATCAACATCTTGAAGATTGTAAAGAACTTAGGCTTTTCTCAATTCCCaagttttaaacaaacaaaagtaaagTTCAATGAAGCcaatgtatttgtatgtaaataaaagtaatatgtTCTTTTAATTCCCAGGTCGACTGGCTGGACAGATTAACATTCAGAGAAATAGAAATGATCAATGAAAAAGAGAAAAGAAGTTCGGACTACATGTACCTCATGATCGAGTTTCCCACCGTACAAATTGACGGTACcaatgtaagtaatattatatttagtgtGTATTATGATCTCTGggttttgaattttattctgGACTAGTTGCACCGAAGtgtcgctcccgtgggaataggGAGATaagaaatactatatttactCAGGAATAATTTAGCTACcgtgaaagaattttaaaaatatgttgtatatAGCTTATTAAGTGAGACCTTTGGATTCACCAATTTTGATAATTCACCATTTGTGCTGTAAGACCTAGTGGATTACAGATtcgtttgtaatatttgtttgtgaatAACTGTTGTAcgaaaataacacaaattaaaatcaatacaagATATGACGTGTatgttattatgatattaataaatttattacgtttttttcttatctgtatattatgtttgtgtgtcttaaccataaaattaaacgCAAGATTGTACACATAAACTTCAAATACTTCCTGAAATATTAGTTTAAGTATCTTTGAAATATTACCGTTACTTTTTGCAAGATACGagcataatatacatattcttTGTCTTATCACTGACACATTTGTGTATCTGTTATACGAGTAGTAACCTAGTTCAGTATTCGttttattaagataaaaaatcataattcaaatattaacgCTTTATTAGCGTAGCATAATTTTAACAGTTAAATTAGTttgtaccaatctgactcatgtaagTACCTAGTTCATTCATGTCGGATGCCTTTgggcgacttaaataaaatctgacacaagtgttagcaataacacacaaaagaaagaaaaaatagttaaattttattttcagcacGCAGTTGTTTACTACGAACAAGATGGCGACGAAATGTATCAGTTCCGTGCCCAAGCGGACATTGTCACTGTACCTGACTACGAAATATTACaggtaaattaattacacCAAAAAAGACAAATGGTATTTTAACCACCGTCgcatttaatcaatttaaattaatagtgaaaacaaagaaaaaaccACAGGAGATTATGCTACACACTAATTATACAAAATCCCAATTTACaacgttttctttttatgaaattgtggCAAGTGTGtctaatagaaaattataaagttaggAAGTACTTAAGTGAAATtgaacttgcaagatttgaagACACATAGGGATGGGGACAGttgaaaaatgataaaataattagcaTAAAACATGAGTATATGAAATTGGTGTtaacatacattaaaatagtctacggttaaattattttcttccatCGTCCCATCAATGAGACATCAAATGGAACTACGGAAAAAAAGAAGGGAAAATCGTCATCGAAATTGTTGTATTCTGCCAGGAAAATCTGGTGGAGAGTAAGCAACACCGACTGGCGCGTTCGCTGCGGTCCGGCGTGTCGGGGCGGGACGCGAAGCCGACGGCGTCCGAGCGCGACCAGCTGTCCGCCATCGTAGCCTCGCCCCCCGCCCAGCCCCTCGCCGCCGCTGACCAAGACCTGCTGTGGAAGTTCAGGTCTGTCGTCTAGATCAGTGTGCGTTGCTATTACGACGtggctaaccaatcacagtggcccaatgtgacgcaacgacaaccacacccgcaatgtgattggtttgcAGCGCCTCACTTCGAATCATCTCGATAGCGATATGTCAAATGCGTACTTAGCCCTACGGCCTATCTGTATTAACCTTACAGGTGGCTTCGCCAGCATGAGTTTGCCCGGAgaaaagtactttttaaataaatttccttcCCCATACCCCTAACTAAACgtttaaatttcaagaagatagacttacttttatctttatattattggAGTTTGCTGAGTTCATGTAAAGTTTGCTGTGATATGTGCGTTtgtttttctctctcatcctccCGCAATGATACCCCGAAGTCCAGGGattcaaaacaaacataaaaaacaatggattcggctgtgattcaGCAACTCtcactgaaaataaattaataaatacaatcatAGTCCAAGGGGCTGAATAAACGTCATAATACCTTTTTCAAGCCCGTGAGATACCATTTCATACAAAAGCGCACATTTTACATTCTCTATTATATCGGaaaatttaagtatgtattttgtatagaacTGTCATGTCATATCATTACCGTACACAATAAATGTCACCTGCAAATTGCTTTATTTGGATCTCCAGTATGACTGACACTATTGTACTAATGCAGCGTACCATTAACCAATGATACCCTCAGGTTTTACCTGTCGTCGCATCGGCGCGCGCTGACCAAATTCCTGGAGTGTGTCAACTGGAACCGGCCCGGTAAGCATAAATATGTATCCTAATTAATCATAAcagtatatacataataaaataacacgcGAATACACATATTAGGCTATATAACTATGTCTATACTATCGTTGAAACAAGCAGGAAATAGTTCAATATTCAGTTTTTGTcaagacaaaatatttcataaagaattttggaaaaaagtcGTTTCAAAAAAAGCATaggaaaaattataaatatatataatagacgAGTCAATTATTCACCCAAATAAATTGCACAAAATCGGTTGGTCACccaacatttttcatttttcaattatcttttttttcggaaaaattaaaaatattgaatttttcaataaaatacataatacgctatttaaaatgagatattttatttaaaatgggaTTCAGTAAAggacaagaagaagaaataatattttttacaatacctAACAACCAATATGATAAGAATCGAAAATGCTCTtggtaacataaaaataaatgtagtatGTCGTAACCAGTGCATAATTAAAACCTTCGCCCGGCGACAAGCCTCGACCCGTAACATGACTTTAAAGACGCACTTGTACTTGCATTACAACAATCTCGttttacaacattataaaGGTGTCGCCCTAACGGCAACACGcgtctatacatatatatcaacCGTGTATTTTAACTGCAGTTCCAAAACGATATTTTGTACATGTTACAGTGATATAATGTAaccattatataattattttgacatcACCCGTTACagttatatcaataaaatgtataaaaaataaacttttatgtcTAAACACTAAATTAACTCTGTCTAAAcactaaattaaacaattaaatgtcGTCAATGAATcgaatattatttgttgtcGTAAATACCGTACAAGGTCAACGTTTTCGCGCCCATTTGTTCGCAGCATTTCATAATGGTTATTTGTAACGTTTTGGCAGGCAAATTTGCGTCAGTGCAATCACAGCTTTACTGGACCGcggttaattttttattttttttatcgtatgTACAAGTCATTGTGAATGCAAATCATTTCTGTATTTTCTGTACTTTCGTGACATAAATTGATACATTAGGACAGAGTGAAAATTAtgaactttttgtttttagattaTTAAACTTGTGTTAATTTTGAGTTACGTTTTTGAGTCTTTTCATGTGTTAAAACCTTTCAAGTAGCGAAAATAAGTTATGTTAGAACGCTACATTTTCTGAACCATATCATGCTCGCGTTTCACGCTGACTGAACAAACGAAAATACTCCAGTTTGTGTGCATTCAGTTTCATAATCGTGCGTGTGATACAATGGTCAAGAAAAATGTAGAAACATGTAAGTCgattttttctgttttcacTATGTAGTATTTGTTTAGgaattaggtacatatatcATTAACAGCCAAGCGCTTGTCAAGTTATCTTGCATAGACCTCTATGCATCGCGAttagatgaaattttgcaatacTTAGTTCAAGTTgatgattaattaaattaatttattaaattaaaaacaaggATTAATCCGAACATTGCTATGAAATATATCCTTAAAGTTACCTTGACTACTTATATATCACATTCATCTGTGCCATCTTAGCTACCTgctaaacaaattaattatctgATCTAGTTCTTTTTATTATGaggtttgttttaaaatatataggtatgattttttacattttttagaaCGTAACCGTCTGATTTTAGTTGCTAGCGGCGAGAATTACccacttttatatattttaacacttGTGCCTTATACTTAATTAGCCTCAAATTTCCGTCGAAATAAAtgcttatttaaaatttcataataattttacggACAAGTGTGGGACGATAAAGTTAAGTGATTGATCACGGTCCAACTAGTTACatgtttcatataatattgCCCTTGGAtaacttgtaaaatatttttacatgtgtTCACTAAACACAAGTTAAAACAAACCTTCTCTTCTTCGTAGTAAGGCATAGTTTCCTTTCTCTCTCATCGAGCGATTACCGTAAAAccctttcatttattttaccttaggtaagtttttatacaaattctaCTGGAcggtttgttataaaatttggtacacgtgtggaatataacctggaataacacagggtacttatttttatcccgaaattcccacgtgagccaagcctcggggcgcagctaatacTGAATAATATGGTTATTGCCCATAAACGATaacctatcgccggttgactgtaaaaGATatatgggataagtccgcctttgtatatgtatcttgtattagttttatgttcttatttcgtataataaagttattggAAACAAGCAAACATAAGTATTTACAAGTCTAATACTTAACTGTATATGGATAAACGACAGCCAAACTTTCGGTAGTGAGAGAAAaatcagaaaataatttatattattcactCACGTGTGATTATCGACTATAGTTTCAGTCTTTTAGAAGACTTATTTCAAGACGGGTGTTAACCGGCCCACGCCGCGGccaaaaatgttctttttttttcaaagctgggcaaaggccttcATTCTTccaaaaaattctattgactgCACCTGCCACCATCGCAGGTAATCATCCAAGTCATCTCGCCTCTTACGCGATCTTCCCCTACGACTTTCTGGCACCCATAGttgttttgttaaattgttattgttgaaatattaCAGCGGAGGTGCGGCAGGCGTTGGCTATGATGAAGCAATGGGCACCGATGGACGTGGAAGACGCTCTGGAACTACTCACACCTAAATTCACACACCCAGCTGTCAGGAAGTGAGTTTATCGACGTCTGTCTGAAACTCTATACATATAACGTCCTCGCGtatttcttatacattataCCTAAAGAcgcgtaaaaatattaatcttgaCACCAGCCGCATGCTTGATGTCAAAGCTTTTTGGAAATGTTGGCAAGAAGGTTCTTATCCCTTAGTACTCGTTctcgtacaacatccacggCAGGACATTTATTTGTCCTATTTACTTATGAAACAACATTATCGCCGTGATAAACTGTTACATGGTTTTAggtgttatatattttgtttgaaataagtaaaatatattatgtattctcGATATTATTTCATCACAGCAATAACTCGAGTGTGCAGTACAATAAaaagttcattaaaaaaaacttcggaAATTCGTAGAAAATAGTAATATTCCATGCAGAAATGCAACAATACTGGCAGCGTTAGCTCGCTGAACAGCGAGACTTATTTCttaaaacaaagtataaaaatgttgatcaGTTTATAATTCGTAACGTGTCTTTTCAGGTACGCTATATCTCGTTTAAAACAAGCGCCCGACGAAGACCTGCTTCTGTATTTGTTGCAGCTGGTACAAGCGCTGAAATACGAAGATTTCATGGAAATACATGAAGGTTAGCTTCTAAGTaaacaatataggtatatattgttttcacCACACTTGACGCGGTGATCAAATTTgctttcaaaattcaatttaaaaaactcactttattcaacagtagcgacgcACACACTGAACCAGATAAGTTTGATCAGATATGCAAGTAGATTATAATACAAGCtaagattaaatatataaagccaTGATGTTACCAAATTGTctagaaaacggatttttaactAACTAGTTTtcccattgcaataccaataTAATGGTtatgattggttgataaacgaCAGTATGTGAAAGGTAATCAAAACTTCTTTATGTAATTGTTTCgaaatctattatttaaaagatattaaGAACCTCCTATTTCTAGTTAATGATTGTTTCAGAGTATTCCCGATTGTGCGGCAGTAAGGACACGCCATACGAATCTGACGGGAAACTGATGCAGAGCCAGCGAGGAAGCCAGGCTAGTCTACTCTCAGCTTCAGGTACATGTGGCGATAATAATGGATGAGAAAATATCCTTAGCACCATTATTTGTTTCTCACTGTGTGGCCTAGTGGCCACTACAATAATAGTTTATTGCCTTGTCCATTAGCTTTGGTTATCGACATGTCTGTAATAaggcattatttattaagaaaaaagagcataaaaatagaaaaatacctGTATAgtgtacatataaaaatatatgtatgcatTAGTAAACATGTACATTAAAGCTTAACCGAATGATTTCCAGTGCTGACGAATAGTGAGTTGACGTCGTCGATCTCCAGCCGCCGCTCGGAGCCCGTGGACGAGGCCGCGTCGGCCGCTGAAGAAACCTTAGTGGCCAGCCACGCCGATACTGACGCTTATTCGTAAGTgcttaaggtttatttttctttgatttatatatttatgtacacaactctcatctgagcgttatcACGGTTTCTTACACAGCCGTTGAGCTTTGGCGTTCAGgatccactttcctactttttgtCTCCACTTGCACTGTCGTTCGCATCCCTAGTTGTAAAccatttatgtacacaacataacaaacatacataaaataaaagttacgtTTAAGAATTCTATTTATCTAACTTATCCTTGAtcatgatttgatttatttttgtattattccagATTCATTgtgtaagtttaaaataatcatagattttatttcaaaagcattttaagtacttttcttatctaaactaaactaataaatattatggttttgtattgtaatgaaCAAGTTAACATATTATTGTCTAGATTAAATGTAATCTAATTCTTAATATTTCTGGGTTCTTTAGAACGAACGAAAATCTTAATGTATACCTACATTAAGGTATttattcattcgttcatttgCTAACTATACTTTCCTAACCCTTTACTAGAGACTATTACTTCTCGTTTGTTAACTTCTTATcgagtttttataacaaaaacactGGTGTCGGATTTTCAATTGGAATGgaattcaatttaattggAATTCGAGTCTCGAAAGGTAATGACTTTTGCTAACCAGTTGCAAAAGAATTATTCCACTTTCATCGATTAATTTCCCACGTCAAACCTTTTTTCTTAGCTCTCCCAACCTAACATTGACAAGAAGATATTTTTAGCGATAAGACcgcctttaattttttgtgtatttctcTCTTTAtgcaacaaatattaattactaattgtattatatatatatttttttttttaatttaatttcagaacGAGTTCAGATTCGGAAGAGCGTCTAAACTTGGCAACCTTCCTGATCTCCCGCGCATGTAACAACAGTTCGTTGGCCAATTATTTGTACTGGTACCTGCTGTGCGAGTGCGAGGACCGCGACGCGCCGCAGGACCTGCAGCACCGCAGCATGTACCTCACCGTCATGAGGAGCTTCTCCATGCGGCTGGCTAAAGGTTAATATTTACCTCTTTCGATTTTATTGccctaaattttaatttatatatgcgAAGTTCGATGGTTCAGTGGCTAGTGCACTCGGCCTGCGATATAAGTTACTTTCGCTATGGCTGGTCGTGGAATGgatgaccaaaaatgtattatctcgAACTGCTCCGGTAGGGGcaatggctgatgatgatcTGTATTATCCCACCAGAGAATGTTAACGTTATAGACACCTAGTTTATTGCCGTAGATTTTTTGATTATCATTCATAACAATcgttaatcaaaatataagtCTTCCGTAGTTAATTATCCAATGCGTAGACGTAACTACTGGGCGTGGATAGCAAAAATTTTGGTATGTAGGGGAGCTTTAATAGTGAAGTAACGGGAACGTTGCTTAATAAAACTTCCTCAGCTGATACTTACTAAATGTAAGTgtgaataaaagttatatacgCTAcgaatttctaattttttttacgttgattcgaaaataatgaattttgcAGTTGTTACTGTGTTactatgatttgattttattgctttacatattttttaatcgtataacaacaatataaaCTGCTTACAACATTTCAGGTAACACAGACCACCAGCGCACTCGTTCGTTCCTCGCTCGCCAACAACTCTTCATAGACAAACTTGTGAAACTTATCAAAACTGTCACCCGTGAAAGTGGCAACCGGAACAAAAAGGCGGAACGCCTGCAACAACTCCTAGCCGATCCTGATGCCTTCAAATTCAACTTTACCAACTTCGAACCCATGCCTTTCCCACTAGACCCTAACGTAACGATCAAAGGAATCGTCGCCAAAAAAGCCAGCCTGTTCAAATCAGCCCTAATGCCTTCAAAACTGACATTTTTAACCACAGAGGGAATCGAATACGAAGCAATCTTCAAACACGGCGACGATTTGCGCCAAGACCAACTAATCCTACAAATGATTACTCTAATGGACAAATTATTAAGACGAGAAAACTTAGATTTGAAGTTAACACCATATAAAGTATTAGCGACGAGTTCGAAGCATGGTTTCTTACAGTTTATTGAGTCAGTGACGGTGGCTGAGGCTTTGGCGACGGAAGGCAGCATACAGAATTTCTTTAGGAAATACAACCCTTGTGAAGGAGCCCCGTATGGGATTAAGCCTGAAACTATGGACACATATATCAGGAGTTGTGCGGGGTATTGCGTGATCACTTATTTACTTGGTAAGTGTTATCATGCACACTATTTTAAGTTTCCcgttcatacaaactttcatctctcattgtaataatttgatttttgagaaaaaaagtagcctttgTTTGAATTGGGGACGTGTGTGTGTGCgacattccaaatttcattaaaatcggtccatcggtttagccgtgaaagcgaaaaacagataaacagacagaattactttatttaattattaatattattaatgcgaa is from Plodia interpunctella isolate USDA-ARS_2022_Savannah chromosome 15, ilPloInte3.2, whole genome shotgun sequence and encodes:
- the Pi3K59F gene encoding phosphatidylinositol 3-kinase catalytic subunit type 3, with product MNEIDDKFYYVYSSSLDYKVEIKIGTLEGKRTKPEYDKLLCDPMLKFSGLYQEGCSDLYVTCQVLCDGVPLALPVTTSYKAFTNRWNWNEWVTLPVYFSDLPRNATLAMTIYDCAGPGKVMVVGGTTISLFGKHGMLRQGMFDLRVWPGVEGSEKTPGKAPDTGKEQMQRLGKLAKKHRNGHMPKVDWLDRLTFREIEMINEKEKRSSDYMYLMIEFPTVQIDGTNHAVVYYEQDGDEMYQFRAQADIVTVPDYEILQENLVESKQHRLARSLRSGVSGRDAKPTASERDQLSAIVASPPAQPLAAADQDLLWKFRFYLSSHRRALTKFLECVNWNRPAEVRQALAMMKQWAPMDVEDALELLTPKFTHPAVRKYAISRLKQAPDEDLLLYLLQLVQALKYEDFMEIHEEYSRLCGSKDTPYESDGKLMQSQRGSQASLLSASVLTNSELTSSISSRRSEPVDEAASAAEETLVASHADTDAYSTSSDSEERLNLATFLISRACNNSSLANYLYWYLLCECEDRDAPQDLQHRSMYLTVMRSFSMRLAKGNTDHQRTRSFLARQQLFIDKLVKLIKTVTRESGNRNKKAERLQQLLADPDAFKFNFTNFEPMPFPLDPNVTIKGIVAKKASLFKSALMPSKLTFLTTEGIEYEAIFKHGDDLRQDQLILQMITLMDKLLRRENLDLKLTPYKVLATSSKHGFLQFIESVTVAEALATEGSIQNFFRKYNPCEGAPYGIKPETMDTYIRSCAGYCVITYLLGVGDRHLDNLLLTRAGALFHIDFGYILGRDPKPLPPPMKLSKEMVEAMGGVHSEHYHEFRKQCYTAFLHLRRHANLMLNLFSLMVDASVPDIALEPDKAVKKVQDKLRLDLGDEEAVHYLQNLLDMSVTAVMAVLVEHFHKFAQYWRK